In one Corallococcus sp. EGB genomic region, the following are encoded:
- a CDS encoding biotin transporter BioY, with product MASLPPASPPRVLSDHFARTRAQEGALVLGAALFTALLAQVAVSVPGSPVPITGQTLAVVLTAAALGPGRGLAAQAAYLLLGAVGLPFFAKGASGWGALIGPTGGFLVGFLPAAVLVGLAARHGYDRRWWTAGPLFLAGQLLILAIGVSWLKVKTGLDFATSIQKGFVPFIPGGLLKAAIAGLLMPFGWTRVRPRAT from the coding sequence GTGGCTTCCCTCCCCCCGGCTTCGCCTCCTCGTGTCTTGTCGGATCACTTCGCGCGGACGCGCGCCCAGGAGGGTGCGCTCGTCCTGGGCGCGGCGCTGTTCACCGCGCTGCTCGCCCAGGTCGCCGTCTCCGTGCCCGGTTCGCCGGTGCCCATCACGGGCCAGACGCTCGCGGTCGTCCTGACGGCGGCGGCGCTCGGGCCGGGACGGGGCCTGGCCGCACAGGCCGCCTATCTCCTGCTGGGGGCGGTGGGCCTGCCCTTCTTCGCGAAGGGGGCAAGCGGCTGGGGAGCGCTCATCGGGCCCACGGGCGGATTCCTCGTGGGCTTCCTCCCCGCGGCGGTCCTCGTAGGACTCGCGGCCCGCCACGGGTACGACCGGCGGTGGTGGACGGCGGGCCCGCTCTTTCTCGCGGGCCAGCTCCTCATCCTGGCCATCGGCGTGTCCTGGCTGAAGGTGAAGACCGGGCTCGACTTCGCCACGAGCATCCAGAAGGGCTTTGTTCCCTTCATTCCCGGGGGCCTGCTCAAGGCCGCCATCGCGGGCCTGCTCATGCCCTTCGGCTGGACGCGGGTCCGGCCTCGCGCGACCTGA